The Manihot esculenta cultivar AM560-2 chromosome 8, M.esculenta_v8, whole genome shotgun sequence genomic interval CAAGCTCATGACCTATGTAAACCTGAAGCCATCAGGCCTTGAACTTCAGCTATATAGACATTAGCATCTCCATgcttttaattattgttttccCCTATGATCAAGCTTACTGCCACCTAATGCTCTGCAACCAATGTGTAAATCACAAAATTTCTGGAGGTAACTAATGCATATCGCAGCACTCACAGCAATCCCAAAATTATGCCACCATCCATCACCAGATAAACCCAGTCGGTACAACATTAAGGGCACACCATTTTGATTATTCCCACAAGATAATTTTAGGATATCACATCTCATGATAGATCAAAATGCAGGCTGCAGATTATCTAGGTGACATCCGCTGAGCACACAGACATTAACGAATCCAACCTGAATTACTACTTCACAACTTCAAACCGAAACATATAAAGTTGACTACCACTCCAACAGAACTTCTGAAAATCAACCTTCATCCCCCCACACTGCACACCAAAAGGATCACACAGCAGGATGATAATTAGCCTCTTCATATTAATGCCACTTCCTAGATTTCCAATGATAATCTGTAGGACATTTTTTGCATCATTAATCATAATAGAAAACAAATAAGTCCATCAATCATGATCCTCAACTATAATTGTACAAATTTGCTTTTTATGGCAATAAACATAAGGCTTCCCACTGCGGAATTAGATTATCCAATAGCAAAAATGATGTTCAAAGTAATAAGAATAAGTAATGCTTGAAAGTGGAATTGGAAATCTTTAATACCATATACTTTGCTCTCCCCGAAAGAGACAACTTATATAACTGCAAAACAGCAGACTGAGCTACTCTATTTTGAAGAGAACACAGGGTTTAACCAATAACCACAATGCGCCTGCAACACCATTTTCAATTCAGCATATTTGGAAAGAAAAAAGCATTAACTTGATATTCAACACCAAGTGACGAAGGTAAATATATCGAGCCAATTATATACCACATATAACCtaaaatgaggaaaaaaaacCATCAGAATTTGGGAATGAAGACTTGAAATATAGATGACGTGTGGCAATACATTTTCAGAAATGTAGGAGTAAACTATGACGAGAATATAACCTTGAGTTAGCTGTTATGGCCCACTTGGCCAACAGCTACAAAGCTACTAGGGATAAAATATGCAAGTTGATATTTGAATTGTCGGAGAAAGgggataaaagaaagagaatttaATAGAGAACATGCATCATCAAAACTTCTTACCTACAAACATGGACTTGACATCTATTCATCCTTCAGTTCAAAATCAACAATGTGACCAACAGTAAACACCATCAGATCAGAAGTGAGAACTGAACCTGCACAATAAGAAAAACAATCTAAATCTAGTTGATGCTAAGGTCATCAAGAGTAAAACTAGCGCTTAACTCAGGCCCTCATTCAAAAAACTAACATTTGAAATGCTTACACTATAAAGTAGAATAAATATCTTAAGGTTTACTGCCACAAGAAAACTATATCAGTATCTTATCAGgcagaatcagaaaaaaaaatttcaacaatAGCTAAGAGTATCTTCTTTCACTTCCACAAATTTGGTCAGCTTGGTGCATTAAAGACGACAACAAGCGGGTAGTACTCGTGGAGTTCAATAGAAGCATGAAAACAAACAAGACATTTACTCAAATTCTCTTGAATGAACAAAAAATATGCTCAGCAACCCAGCAAACGACTACCTTTGATTTGAAGAGCCTAGAAAAAGAGAATAGGATGATGGGCGTTCAGAGTAAGACATGAGAAGGTCAAAGGTACCCAAGAAGTACCACTAGCTCTTCTATAGCAAGATACACACCTCTTCCCTAACTGAATAACAGATTCAAAATAAATCTAGAATCTCTCTTCCAAATACCATATTGTACTGTTTAAACTTGACAGCACTAGTGTGTATTCAAGTACATTATTGAAACAAAAAATAACTACCGACAAAGAGAACCAAATGTAGACTTGCATGCAAATCTATACCCGTGTAACTTCATCTAAGAGAGATATTGGGTTAATTAAATTAGAAAGTAAAGAGGTCTTATATTATTGAGACTAGATTTGTCAGACAGACATGTTATGTGACACATTTAGTACATATAAAGAGTAATGATCATCACAATTGCAATCATTTTCATGAGCTGAACTCAACTGATACAACTTACAGACTAATTCTAAATATTCCCATATTAGAAAACGAgaagtaaatataaaaatatataaaaaatggaAAATGATCACATTGAAAAATAAGTATAACTCCACCTAATTCAGAAAATCCATAATTCCTAAATACAggtcaaacaaaaaaaaagttaaaaaataaacaagagaAAGCCAAGGGGCAACAACCAAAAGCTAAAAGAAACTATTAACAACACGATCAAAGGCAAAACCAAAAACTGATCCAACCAGAAGATGATCAGACAGcagataatcaaaattaaacgaATTTAAATGATCAAACCAGGAAACCGAAGCCAAAAGCTGATCAACTATAATATGATCAAACAGCAGgtaacaaaaataaagaaaaaaaaaggttgatccgagatgatcaaacagcgTACCTAAACAGGGAGTCATCAGTTTTGGTACGAGAAACAAAATTtccaaaacaaaataatttccaaattggaaaattaaaacaaggaaataattttcagatccaaattgataattattttcttaattatgcattatATAAAAAAGGTTAATCAAAACACATTAAGATCAAAAATTACGAATcaggaaaattaaaaaaaggaaacagccctaaccatgtgatttgaacatatttttcatatcatataTTTCAAATCCGAAttgattttcttaattatgcatgattattaagatctaatttaaaattaggaAACATAATCAAACCAagattatcaaataaataatttctaaattgaaaatttaaaataaggaAACAAGCGATTTgaacatatttttcatatcattgcataattaaaagatttttagatgcgattattttcttaattatgagTGATATAAAAAAAGCTCTTCTCTAAACCACACCCAAATAAACCAACTTTGGCAGCTCCGCCACCGGCCACCTAACTCTTCCCTCTCCCTTCCCCTACTCTTCACTTCACTCTATTCTCAACCTGCACCAACCACCACTAACCTCtcttttccattttaaaaaGATGTGGCAACTTCTCCTTGCCGCAGCTTTAGCAGGATCTGCTACTTTCGTTGCTAAGCATTTTCTTGCTCAGGAACGCCCTAAAGAGGAAGAAAATCCTTTTGAAGATTCGATTGCTTCTGCATTTCAATCTCCTCTATTTCCTAACCATGGTAGTGGGTGCGGATACGACAGTAATTTCCAGCAACCACCTGATGGGATCTTTAGGTTCTCGagttctgcttctgcttcttcgcCAAGTGGTAAGAAAACTAGGATTTCGAGGAAGAAATCGGGCATCACGGGTCGCCGATTGAATTTTGGTGCGGAAAATTATAAGGCTGATAAAAGATCTGGTGGTTCCGAGAAGAGTGCAAGGCGATTAGCTGTTtgcttgaagaagaagagaactgCCAAGAGTGTGCCTTCCAAGTGTAGATCCTGTTCTTCTAAaggttggtttttttttttttctcttttcttttctatctaattttacTGTATTTGACTGCTGAGGCCATCTCTAACCCTATCACCATTTTTTGCAATATTATCTCCATTTGCATCAATTTTAATaccaaaaaaaatattctatttatattctttattttttaatattatattatttattttactttaattttatttatatatttcactcaaaaaattcatataattttat includes:
- the LOC122724369 gene encoding uncharacterized protein LOC122724369 — encoded protein: MWQLLLAAALAGSATFVAKHFLAQERPKEEENPFEDSIASAFQSPLFPNHGSGCGYDSNFQQPPDGIFRFSSSASASSPSGKKTRISRKKSGITGRRLNFGAENYKADKRSGGSEKSARRRLNFGAENYKADKRSGGSEKSARRLAVCLKKKRTAKSVPSKCRSCSSKGWFFFFSLFFSI